The sequence below is a genomic window from Neomicrococcus aestuarii.
TCGTGAACGCAATGTACGTGGAGTACGCCATCACGAAAACTTGGAAGAGCAAGAGGAAGAAGACGCCCGGGGCGAGGTACTTCGCGGGAAGACCACCGCGGCGCAAGTAGATCCAGTTGATCACCAGGGTGACTGCGAGCGCCACCGCGAAGATCAGCCATTCGTGCTGTGAAGCCAGCTGGATCAGCACATACACGGCGACCGCGTCCACGATGCCCAGCAGGGCAATCTTGGCCAGCGTGCCCAGAACTGAGTCCGGTGCGTGTTGCTTGCGTTGTTTCTTGACAGGCGGCTGCGGGGATTCAGCCTCGAGAGTCCCTACGGCAGATGCTCCGGACATGCGCTAATTCTTCCTCACAAGGGTGCGATTCACCGGGGCAGCCAGAACCTACTGGAACCACCACGGTGTGGGTCATCGGGGTTAAGAACAAGAAGTGCCGGGATGCCTCTTCGACGCTACGAAAAGGCATCCCGGCACACCTGTTGCTAGGACTTGATCTTCGCCGCGATGTTGGCGGCCATCTTCTTCCACTCAGCTGCAGGATCGGCTACGCCGCCCTTGATGAGCTTGAGTTCGGTTGCTCCCCAGTCAGCCCAGACGGCATCCATTTGCGGGATGGCCGGCATCGGGAGACCGTTGGTGCCAATTTCACCGAAGGCCTTGACGATCGGGTCAGCGGCAGCCTTGTCGAAGGACTCGATCAGTGCTGGAGGACGTCCGCCCTGATCAAAGAGGGAATCCTGAGCTTCAGCGAGGCTCAAGTAGTTGACCACAAACTCGTTGGCGGCCAACGCGTTCTTGGACTTCGCGGAGATCATGAAACCGTTGACACCCACGAATGGCTGCGCTGGCTTGTCACCTGCCGTCGGGAGTGGGTCGACCACGAGGTCCACGCCGCCCTTAACTGCGTCAGGAACGTTCCATGGGCCGGAGAGGAAGTAGCCGGACTCGCCCTTGTTGAACTTCTCCTTGGCAATGTTTGCCGTGATGTTGGAGTTGAAGACCTTGGTGCCCTTGTCGCCCCACTCAGCGAGCTTCTTAGCGAATGCTGCGCCGCCTTCGGTGTCGAGGCCCAGCTTGGTGGCGTCGTAGCCGCCGTCCGCTCCGGTCTCAAACACCACAGAACCCAGCGAGGTCTGCAGTGGGTAGAGGTGGTATGGGTCGGCCTGCTTGGGGTCAAGACCCACGAGGAATGGGTACTTGGCGTCGCCGGCGGCAACGGCCTTCTTACCGGCTGCCACGACTTCTTCGAAGGTGGTTGCAGCTTCCGGAATGATCTTCTTGTTGCGCAAGAGGCCAATGTTTTCCACGGCGTATGGCAAGCCGTAGACCTGTCCTTCGTAAGTGAAGGCCTTGACGGCAACCGGGTTGAACAGGGAGGCTTTGTCGCCGAGCTGCACGGGTGCAACGACGCCGTTTTGGACCAGCTTGCCGAGCCAGTCGTGAGGGCCAACGATGATGTCCGGGCCCTTGCCCGTAGGAGCCTGGGTGATGAAGTCGTCGCGGACGGACGCGAAGTCCTTGACCACGAGCTTCACTTCAATGCCCTTGTCTGCCTTGAACTTGGCAGCAATATCCTTCAGAGCCGGGGAACGCTCGGCATCGGTCCACAACGTCAACGTTGCGGCGGCGCCGGTAGGTGCGGAAGAGGAGGAGGCAGCTGCGCTGGTGGACGCGGACGACGACGATGCCGTGCTCGTTCCACCGCTACATGCTGCAAGGGCGGCGGCAGCAGCCGTGCCCAAAGAACCGATCGCAAACGCGCGACGGGTAACACTCTTGTTGAGGGTTTCGGAACGCACCTTCATTGGGTGAACCTTTCTTACAGGTCACAGTTCAGTGGGAGCCAACGTTGGCTTCACAGACGTGTAACACGGTATTTACAAACGCAAGTGTAAGCGTTTTCACATTCCACGTCCACCGGAAAAAGTGAAGCGGTTCACATCCTGTTTACCGAGAGTTTTCCGAAACATCGATTACTACCGCTTTAGTGCGCCAAAAACGGAAAATCTAGGGAGTACGACGACGCTGGCTTGCGAAAGTGCCGAGTGGAAACGGTTACATTCGGCGCGGTTTAGCTTAGGATTGGCGCATGCCCAGTATTCGCGATGTTGCGTCACGCGCCGGAGTTTCGGTTGCCACCGTTTCGCGAGCGCTCACCGGGCGCGGCAAAGTCTCCTCAAACACTAAATCGGCCGTCGAATCCGCCGCGCGCGACCTGGGCTACGTAGCCTCCGTCACCGCGTCCGCACTCGCCTCGGGTCGCACGCGAAACGTGGGCATCGTGCTCCCCACTGTGGGCCGCTGGTACTACTCCTCGCTGCTTCAAGCTGTTGCGAGTGAGTTCAATAAGGCCGGCTACGACCTAGCGCTGTACACCACCGAGAACGATGAACTGTATCGACGCAAGATCTTCTCCGATTTCCTCTTGCGAAAACGCCTCGATGCCGTCATTTCTGTGACGCTCAAGCCAACGGAGGATGAGCTCGAACAGCTGGCGAAGGTCGGCCGACCGCTCATTGCCGTTGGCGGCGCTATTCCGAACGTGGCCACCATCCGCGTCGACGAAGTCTCGATCGCTGAGCTGGCTACGGAACACCTCTTGAGCCTGGGACACAAGAACATCGCGTTCGTCGGCTCGCCTGAAGTAGTGGACGCCGACTTCCAGCTCACGAGCTCGCGTGAACGCGGCTATCTCAACGCCATGGACGCCGCCAGGCTGGAAGTTCCTCCCGAATGGCGCATCCCTGCGGATTACACCACCGCGACCGCTTATCAGCGCGTGAGAAACTTACTGGTCAATCCGCGACTGAAACCTACGGCGTTCTTTTGCGCTTCGGACGAGATGGCCTTCGGTGCTATCATGGCCGCTCGCGATCTGGGCTACGACGTGCCCCGAGATATTTCCGTGATCGGCATCGACGGTCATGAGATTGGCGAGCTCTTCGGCCTGACCACCATCGCCCAATTCCCAGGACTTCAAGGCGCGGCCGCAGCCCGCAAGACGCTGGCTATGTTGGGCGAGACCACGCTGGACTCTGATCCCACGGAGAGCTTCTTTTCCACCGAATTCATTGCGCGGTTCTCCACAGCTCCCCCACCGTCTCTGACTTAGTTGACGGAAGACGCTGCGTTCGCTGAGAGGCGGCGACGGATAGCATTGCCGATCATCGAACCAACGACCATGGTCAGGATGCCGACGATCGCGCCGATAACGGTTTCCACCAGCCGGTCATACACGAGTCCATCGGTGGTTCCCGACGACAACCCTGTGCCCACCAAGGCCAGAGGCGTGACGAAGATTTGGGCGAAGAAGTAGTTCCTGGCAATGAACATTTCGGCGGTGAACTGCATCAAACCAATGATCAAAATCGTGACCACGGCGCCTGGATTGATCGCCACAATGAGCGCCATAAGAACCAAGCCCACGAGAGTTCCCAAAATACGGTGGACACCGCGAGCAAGTCGGTGTCGCATGGTTTTACCTACCAACGGAACAACCGCCGCGACCATAGCCCAGTAGTTGTGGCTGGTCTGGAAAATTGGTGACAACAACGTGGCCAAGGATCCTGCGGCCGCAGCGGCCACAAAATATAGGGCCGATTCAATGGCGAAAGCTTTTTGGAGCTCCGCAGTGAACGGCTTGACCGGGCTGACTTGCCACTCAGTGCGACGGCTAGGGAGCAATCGACCCGCGAGCCCCACGAAGAGCGCCAACATGATGGTGCAGGTAGTGGTGAACATGCTGTCAGAAACACTAGGTAGGTTCGGCGCTGAAGCGATCGCTGCGAACGCGAAGATGTGGAACAGCGAGCCTGCCGGGCGCACCCGCAGGATCGACGTCAGGTAAGTACACACGCCGGCCACCACGGAGGTCAGCGCTACCAGCGTCCACAGTCCACGCGTGGTTCCGTGCTCAATCCAATACGTCGAGGCGAACCACGCGATCAGGATGAGGATCCAGAACAGCGCACCCGTTTTTAACTGAGCGATGAGTCGGTTCAGGTGTCCCGGAACTCGTCCGTAAACGTTCACGAACGCACCGAACACCGCGAAAATCGCGAGGTCCAGACGGTCAATGACCAAGAGGAAAACTAGCGGCAGAAAAACGCCAATTCCACAGCGCAAAGCAACCCAGTGATCCTCACCAGAAGGACCGAGTTTGAAAATATTGCGCAGGTTCAGGGGATCGTGTTCTTTTGTCATCAGCTTTAGGTTACGCCGCGGAAAGCCGCAGCCCGTGCCCCTCGTCACCCCCCGATCAAACTGAGGAAACTACGGGACGCGAGCTGCGGCGTCGTACTACTATGTGCCCTTATTTCAGCGGATCCTAGGCCTGCTGCGAGACCATCGAATTACGAAGATCAGCAGTGCGGGCCTCATCAATCTGTAGCTTGCCGTCGACCTCAACAATGGCCACGCCGTAATCACGAGCGGCAGCCTCAATGTTCGTGAAGCCGTCCAGGACGTCCTCAAGAACCTGAGCGGGTACGCGCTTGCGAGGATCCCCAAAACCACCGGAGCTAGGAACCGTAATCTGGATGGAATCGCCGGCAAGAATCTGACGTCCCGTCACCTTGGACGGCCAAGACTCTTCACCATCGCGACCCGGGTTCTTGATCAGCGAAGCGTTCAAGCCGTCGTGTCCGCCGAAAGCACCCCAAGGAACGTCCGAATCGTGACGCTCACCCTCACACGTGATGATGGTGTCCGTCAGAAAGGTGTTCTCGCGAACAATGCCGATGCCCCCGCGGTATTCGCCGGCAGCCGCGACATCGTCACGCAACTCGTAGCGATCCGTGCGCATCGGGAAGCGCCACTCGAGCTCTTCAATAGGGTTGTTACGCGTGTTGGCGATCAGGTTGTCCACGGAGTCCGGACCATCGGAGTTGTGGCGGCCACCGTAGGAGCCCTCATTCACTTCGAGGTACACCCAGTACTCGCCGGAGTTCTGATCCCAGCCGGAGTAGGACATGAAGTGAATGTGCGCGGAGTTGCCGGCCGTGACCTTTTCAGGAATAACCGGTGCCAGAGCGCGAAGCGCCAAGTCAACGGCACGCTGCACTTGCGAGAAGCGAGAGAACGTGGCCGCAGGGTAGGTGGGGTTGAAGATCGTGCCTTCCGGCGCAATCACCTTGAGCGGCTTCAACATACCTTCGTTCTGTGGCACGAAGACCGGGAACGCCACCTCATCCAGGAAGATCATGCGGGTGATGAAGGTGAACGCGGAGACCGTAGTTCCTTCGAACGCACAGTTGTAGGCGGTCGGGACCTGCTCGCTAGAGCCGGTGAGATCGTACGTGATCTCATCCCCTTCAACAATGACCTTGACCTTGATGGGCAACTGCTTACCGTAGTTGCGGCCATCGTCATCCAAGTAGCCGACCTCGGTCTCGTACTCACCATCAGGGATCTTCGCGATTTCCTGACGCAGCATGCGCTCGGAGTAGTCGATCCACGCCTGGCCAGATTCACGAACCGCGTCCAAGCCGTACTTGCCGATCAAACCGAGGTAGCGCTTAGAGGCCAAGGAGCACGCGGCGATCATGGCTTCAATGTCACCGCGGTTGCTAGTCGGCGTCCGGGTGTTGTTCATGATGTGGTTGATCAAGGAGGTCTGGCGAACGCCCTTCTCCTGGATCTTGACCGCGCGGAAGATGGTGCCTTCAGACTGAATGTCTTGGATGTCCACCATGAGGCCGGAGAACGCACCACCATTGTCGATGAGCTGACCCGAAGCGCCTGCGAAACCAACAAGCTCGCCCTCATGGAAGATCGGGGTGATGATCGCGACGTCCGGCGAGTGCGTGGCACCCAAATACGGGTCATTGTGGAGGATGATGTCACCCTCGTGGATGTCCTCGCCGAGAACTGACATCACACCGCGCACAATCTTCGGCATGGAGCCCATGAACATAGGAGTGGAGTCCGATTCTGCAAGGACATTGCCCTCCTTGTCGAAGAGGCCCGCACCCAAGTCCTCAGATTCGCGGATGATCGACGAGTAGGACATGCGGAACAGGACCGAAGCCATTTCCTTTGCAGCCGAGGTCAGCGCTCCGCCGATCACACGCATGAGGATTGGCGTTGCCAACTTCTCAGCGTCTTCTTCAGTCTTTGCGGGGCAATCGATGATCATGTTGCCCGTGTGGTCAATGCGGCCCTTGAAGAACGGCGGAACCACCACAGTGGAGTCGTACTGCTCAATGATGGCAGGGCCTTCGAAAGTCTGGCCGGCACTCATCTCTTCGCGGTTGTAGAACGCGGTATCAAACGCCTCTGGTTTGCCGTGGCTCGTGAAGTACACGGGACGGCGGGTGATGAGGGCGTCTTCGAGGGTCTTGCCGCTGGCTGGAACCTTGGGAGCGGTGAGCTCATCGACCTTACCGATGGCCTCGACGCGGATATTGACGAGCTCAACGCCGCTTTCCTTGAAGCGGTGACCGTATTCGGCCTCGTGAGCTTCGTGGAACAAGCGCTCCGTCTCTGCCAACCATTCGTCCGTGATCTCTCCGTCAGGAACAGAGAATCGGATTTCGTAGCCCTGGCCCTCATAGCGAGCATCTGCCAAGCGACGAATCACACGGCGGTCCTCGGAGATGTGGTCTGCTTCGAACTGACGGTTTGCATCGGCTTGAAGCGCTGCGTAGGAAGCGTTGAGCTGCCACTTGTCTGCGGTAGCCAGCTGGAATCGGGCCGTCGCCACGAACTCGTACTTCTGATCCGTCGCGAGCAAGCCCGTCGCGGCCAAGATACCCGGGTGAGCGGGCACCAGAACGTGAGGGATCTCGAGCTCTTCGGCAATTTCACACACAAACAGAGCGCCGGCGCCGCCGCCGGCAACCAAGGTGAAGTCACGAGGGTCGTATCCACGGCGCACCGAGTTCTGCTCGATGGCCTGGCTCATGCCGAACTTCTGAATCTGCAGAGCGCCGAGAGCTGCTTCTTCAATGCTCATGTTGAGCTTGGAAGAGACCTTCTCCATGGCAACGCGAGACTTTTCTGGATTCAGCTCAAGAGAGCTGCCGGCCAAACCGCGGTCCGTGCGCATGCGACCCAAGATCACCTGAGCATCCGTGGAGGTGGGCTCCACGCCGCCGCGCTGGTAACAAGCAGGGCCGGGAACTGCGCCCGCAGACTGCGGCCCCACACGGAAGACGCCGCCGGCGTCCACGTACGCGATCGAGCCACCGCCTGCGCCAATGGTGTCGATGTCAACCATGGGAACCATGGCCTGGTAATCGCCAATCTTGGTATCCAGCAAGTGGCGCATGCGCAGCTCGCCGCCGAGGGAAACGCCGATGTCAGCCGACGTACCGCCGATGTCGAGGCCCACCACATTGTCGAAGCCTGACTGCTTGCCCGCCCAGATAGCACCGATCATGCCGCCCACGGGGCCGGACATCATGAGAGAAACTGGCTTCTTGGCTGCTTCGCGGATGCCGATCATGCCGCCGGAGGACTGCATCAAGAGGATTTCGTTCTTGAAGCCCATCGACTCCACGGCATCGTGTAGACGGTGCAGGTAGATGGACACCTTCGGACCCACGAATGCGTTCAGCGCAGTGGTGGAGAAGCGCTCGAATTCGCGGTACAGCGGAACCACATCACTGGAGAGAGACAGGTACGCCTCAGGGAACTCTTCCTTGACGATCTCGCCGATGCGCTGCTCATGGGTGGGGTTCAAGTAGCTGTGGAGCAAGCACACGGCGATGGCTTCCACGCCGTCAGCCTTGAGCTGTCGAACGCGATCCCGAACTTCATCTTCATTGAGTTCGATCAGGACTTCGCCCTTAGGGGCCGTAATACGTTCCTTAACAGTCAAACGGTGGCGCCGCTTCACGAGAGGCTGCGTTTGCCACGGAAGATCCTGCTGTAGCGAGAAATTGAAAGGCTTCTTGTGGCGAGCGATGTGGAGGATGTCGCGGAAACCCTCCGTAGTAATCATGCCAACCTTGGCGCCCGTGTGGGTCAGCGCGATATTTGTCGCTACCGTTGTTCCGTGAACAAGCATGTCCACGTCGGATAGCTGGATCGATGCTTTCTCACACAAGGCACGGAGGCCGTTGAGAACGCCAATCGAGGAATCTTCCGGGGTGGAAGGCACTTTCTCGACGATGACGGTGCCCGTGGCATCGTCCGAGTAATACAAGTCCGTGAATGTGCCACCGACGTCTACTCCGATTCGTTTCATGTTGCCTTTTCCTTTCAACTGCCGAGCGTGAGCTGCGACACATGGTTGCCTTGATAACAACTAGATTTCACTAGTAGCAACTACTAATCAAGAGTTTTCGTGTAAATAGATTGTTTCAAGCTTGTTTCGCGCCCTAGATTCCGCGGTTTTCTGTCAAGAATTCTTCGAGAACCGAATTTGGGCGAATTCCAATTTTTATCTAGACGAAACGTGTGTGACATGTCACGCTGTTTCTATGGAAGTAACTCCGTTTCTAGGAGTACAACTCATTTCCCCTCAAAACAGGCCACGAACCGCCTCTGCACGGGACATTTCACTCATTCCCTTCAGATATCAGCGGCTCGACTCCCCGCCTCCTGACCATAAGGACACGTCCATGTCACTTACTTCAACAGACGCCACCCCGGCTTCGCTGAAGCCATTCACGCCGCGTGATGTCAAAATCGCTAGCTGGATCTGTTTCTTCGCCTGGACCGTCGCCGTTTACGACTTCGTCCTCTTCGGCAACGTCCTTCCGATCATTGCCGCGGACCTCGGATTGTCCGAGTCCCAATCAACCGGACTTAACACCTGGATCACAGTGGGCACGGCATTGGTCGCCTTCGGAATCGGCCCGGTTGTTGACCGTTTCGGTCGCCGCAAGGGCATCATTATTGCCGTCGCCGGCGCTGCTGTAGCCTCCTTGCTCACCGCAACGGCAGGCGTTTTGGTAGGTCTCCTCGGAGGCCTCGGCCTCGTAGCGCTCGTGCTCATCCGCTCCCTCGCGGGCCTCGGTTACGCCGAACAGGCCATCAACGCCGTCTACCT
It includes:
- a CDS encoding LacI family DNA-binding transcriptional regulator — protein: MPSIRDVASRAGVSVATVSRALTGRGKVSSNTKSAVESAARDLGYVASVTASALASGRTRNVGIVLPTVGRWYYSSLLQAVASEFNKAGYDLALYTTENDELYRRKIFSDFLLRKRLDAVISVTLKPTEDELEQLAKVGRPLIAVGGAIPNVATIRVDEVSIAELATEHLLSLGHKNIAFVGSPEVVDADFQLTSSRERGYLNAMDAARLEVPPEWRIPADYTTATAYQRVRNLLVNPRLKPTAFFCASDEMAFGAIMAARDLGYDVPRDISVIGIDGHEIGELFGLTTIAQFPGLQGAAAARKTLAMLGETTLDSDPTESFFSTEFIARFSTAPPPSLT
- a CDS encoding hydantoinase B/oxoprolinase family protein, with the protein product MKRIGVDVGGTFTDLYYSDDATGTVIVEKVPSTPEDSSIGVLNGLRALCEKASIQLSDVDMLVHGTTVATNIALTHTGAKVGMITTEGFRDILHIARHKKPFNFSLQQDLPWQTQPLVKRRHRLTVKERITAPKGEVLIELNEDEVRDRVRQLKADGVEAIAVCLLHSYLNPTHEQRIGEIVKEEFPEAYLSLSSDVVPLYREFERFSTTALNAFVGPKVSIYLHRLHDAVESMGFKNEILLMQSSGGMIGIREAAKKPVSLMMSGPVGGMIGAIWAGKQSGFDNVVGLDIGGTSADIGVSLGGELRMRHLLDTKIGDYQAMVPMVDIDTIGAGGGSIAYVDAGGVFRVGPQSAGAVPGPACYQRGGVEPTSTDAQVILGRMRTDRGLAGSSLELNPEKSRVAMEKVSSKLNMSIEEAALGALQIQKFGMSQAIEQNSVRRGYDPRDFTLVAGGGAGALFVCEIAEELEIPHVLVPAHPGILAATGLLATDQKYEFVATARFQLATADKWQLNASYAALQADANRQFEADHISEDRRVIRRLADARYEGQGYEIRFSVPDGEITDEWLAETERLFHEAHEAEYGHRFKESGVELVNIRVEAIGKVDELTAPKVPASGKTLEDALITRRPVYFTSHGKPEAFDTAFYNREEMSAGQTFEGPAIIEQYDSTVVVPPFFKGRIDHTGNMIIDCPAKTEEDAEKLATPILMRVIGGALTSAAKEMASVLFRMSYSSIIRESEDLGAGLFDKEGNVLAESDSTPMFMGSMPKIVRGVMSVLGEDIHEGDIILHNDPYLGATHSPDVAIITPIFHEGELVGFAGASGQLIDNGGAFSGLMVDIQDIQSEGTIFRAVKIQEKGVRQTSLINHIMNNTRTPTSNRGDIEAMIAACSLASKRYLGLIGKYGLDAVRESGQAWIDYSERMLRQEIAKIPDGEYETEVGYLDDDGRNYGKQLPIKVKVIVEGDEITYDLTGSSEQVPTAYNCAFEGTTVSAFTFITRMIFLDEVAFPVFVPQNEGMLKPLKVIAPEGTIFNPTYPAATFSRFSQVQRAVDLALRALAPVIPEKVTAGNSAHIHFMSYSGWDQNSGEYWVYLEVNEGSYGGRHNSDGPDSVDNLIANTRNNPIEELEWRFPMRTDRYELRDDVAAAGEYRGGIGIVRENTFLTDTIITCEGERHDSDVPWGAFGGHDGLNASLIKNPGRDGEESWPSKVTGRQILAGDSIQITVPSSGGFGDPRKRVPAQVLEDVLDGFTNIEAAARDYGVAIVEVDGKLQIDEARTADLRNSMVSQQA
- a CDS encoding sugar ABC transporter substrate-binding protein, with amino-acid sequence MKVRSETLNKSVTRRAFAIGSLGTAAAAALAACSGGTSTASSSSASTSAAASSSSAPTGAAATLTLWTDAERSPALKDIAAKFKADKGIEVKLVVKDFASVRDDFITQAPTGKGPDIIVGPHDWLGKLVQNGVVAPVQLGDKASLFNPVAVKAFTYEGQVYGLPYAVENIGLLRNKKIIPEAATTFEEVVAAGKKAVAAGDAKYPFLVGLDPKQADPYHLYPLQTSLGSVVFETGADGGYDATKLGLDTEGGAAFAKKLAEWGDKGTKVFNSNITANIAKEKFNKGESGYFLSGPWNVPDAVKGGVDLVVDPLPTAGDKPAQPFVGVNGFMISAKSKNALAANEFVVNYLSLAEAQDSLFDQGGRPPALIESFDKAAADPIVKAFGEIGTNGLPMPAIPQMDAVWADWGATELKLIKGGVADPAAEWKKMAANIAAKIKS
- a CDS encoding FUSC family protein, with protein sequence MTKEHDPLNLRNIFKLGPSGEDHWVALRCGIGVFLPLVFLLVIDRLDLAIFAVFGAFVNVYGRVPGHLNRLIAQLKTGALFWILILIAWFASTYWIEHGTTRGLWTLVALTSVVAGVCTYLTSILRVRPAGSLFHIFAFAAIASAPNLPSVSDSMFTTTCTIMLALFVGLAGRLLPSRRTEWQVSPVKPFTAELQKAFAIESALYFVAAAAAGSLATLLSPIFQTSHNYWAMVAAVVPLVGKTMRHRLARGVHRILGTLVGLVLMALIVAINPGAVVTILIIGLMQFTAEMFIARNYFFAQIFVTPLALVGTGLSSGTTDGLVYDRLVETVIGAIVGILTMVVGSMIGNAIRRRLSANAASSVN